In the genome of Nymphaea colorata isolate Beijing-Zhang1983 chromosome 9, ASM883128v2, whole genome shotgun sequence, one region contains:
- the LOC116261379 gene encoding V-type proton ATPase 16 kDa proteolipid subunit, with protein MSSFSGDETAPFFGFLGAAAALVFSCMGAAYGTAKSGVGVASMGVMRPELVMKSIVPVVMAGVLGIYGLIIAVIISTGINPKAKSYYLFDGYAHLSSGLACGLAGLSAGMAIGIVGDAGVRANAQQPKLFVGMILILIFAEALALYGLIVGIILSSRAGQSRAD; from the exons atgtcgAGCTTCAGCGGTGATGAGACTGCCCCCTTCTTCGGCTTCTTGGGTGCCGCTGCCGCGCTTGTTTTCTCTT GCATGGGTGCTGCCTATGGAACGGCGAAGAGTGGGGTCGGAGTGGCGTCCATGGGCGTGATGAGGCCGGAGCTCGTCATGAAGTCGATTGTCCCAGTCGTCATGGCTGGTGTCCTTGGTATCTACGGCCTCATCATTGCTGTCATCATCAGCACCGGGATCAACCCCAAAGCCAAGTCCTACTACCTCTTTGATGGTTATGCTCACCTCTCTTCCGGGCTTGCTTGCGGCCTGGCCGGACTTTCCGCTGGCATGGCCATCGGCATCGTGGGTGATGCTGGCGTGAG GGCTAACGCACAACAGCCAAAATTATTTGTTGGAATGATCCTCATCCTTATCTTCGCTGAAGCTCTGGCGCTCTATGGTCTCATTGTGGGCATCATTCTATCGTCCCGTGCAGGCCAATCTAGGGCAGATTAA